A part of Bacillota bacterium genomic DNA contains:
- a CDS encoding geranylgeranyl reductase family protein — MMRSYDVVVVGAGPAGSTAARVAAERGLSVLLIDKAKFPRNKPCAGGVTAKAIRELGFELPDAVVEHDIMGIKLISSRGGSVSARDSRRLGVTVRRATFDSFLASKAAEAGAEFLDQTPLVGLLVETGSRRERYVVTTGRGRFGARAVIGADGACGRTARLAGVRGRWSRWELGASVCAEVDLSPGSPTGETADTDLIELYLVPPLRAAFGWAFHRKNGLHVGVGATAIDAPRLPSAFADHFSRVAGAHQLGIPCPKAKGHLLPTGGLRRPVARGMVFLAGDAAGFVDPFSGEGIYSAIRSGKMAAETVADALRYGRSSDAAALYTRRCRAEFSREFHLSMLLAAVLGVKDGVPFRMVEANPDLAFLLADILFEPGSYRRLFAASLLKSPRVLARFFAARLGLLPTGDVRVSR, encoded by the coding sequence ATGATGCGCAGCTATGACGTGGTGGTGGTTGGAGCGGGACCGGCCGGCTCGACCGCCGCGCGGGTGGCAGCTGAGCGGGGCCTCTCGGTTCTGCTCATCGACAAGGCCAAGTTTCCGAGGAACAAGCCGTGCGCCGGCGGTGTGACGGCAAAGGCCATTAGAGAGCTAGGATTCGAGTTGCCAGATGCCGTCGTCGAACATGACATAATGGGCATAAAGCTCATCTCGTCCAGGGGTGGGTCGGTCTCGGCAAGGGATTCCAGGCGGCTTGGGGTAACGGTGCGACGCGCGACGTTCGACAGCTTTCTTGCCTCGAAGGCCGCGGAGGCGGGCGCGGAGTTCTTGGACCAGACGCCGCTCGTTGGGCTCTTGGTGGAGACGGGCTCTCGGCGTGAACGTTACGTGGTTACCACGGGGCGGGGCCGGTTCGGGGCAAGGGCGGTCATCGGCGCCGATGGCGCGTGCGGAAGAACCGCCAGGCTGGCGGGGGTGAGGGGCCGCTGGTCCAGGTGGGAACTGGGGGCATCAGTCTGCGCTGAAGTCGATCTCTCGCCCGGCTCCCCGACGGGGGAGACGGCCGACACGGACCTCATCGAGCTTTACCTCGTTCCGCCCCTGAGGGCGGCGTTTGGTTGGGCTTTCCACCGAAAGAACGGGCTGCACGTGGGAGTGGGCGCGACCGCCATTGACGCGCCCAGGCTCCCCAGCGCGTTCGCGGATCATTTCAGCCGCGTGGCAGGGGCCCATCAGCTGGGCATCCCGTGCCCGAAGGCGAAGGGGCATCTCCTGCCCACGGGAGGCCTCAGGCGGCCTGTCGCCCGGGGAATGGTCTTCCTGGCGGGCGATGCCGCAGGCTTCGTGGACCCCTTCTCCGGCGAGGGAATATACAGCGCCATCCGGAGCGGCAAGATGGCCGCGGAAACCGTCGCGGACGCACTACGCTACGGCCGCTCCTCGGACGCGGCAGCCCTGTACACTCGAAGATGCCGCGCCGAGTTCTCGAGGGAGTTCCATCTCTCGATGCTCCTCGCGGCAGTGCTTGGGGTCAAAGACGGCGTGCCGTTCCGCATGGTGGAGGCCAACCCCGATCTCGCGTTCCTCCTCGCAGACATTCTGTTCGAGCCAGGCTCCTACCGGCGCCTGTTCGCGGCGAGCCTTCTGAAGTCTCCGAGAGTCCTCGCGAGATTCTTTGCGGCGCGGCTCGGCCTGTTGCCCACAGGCGACGTGCGCGTCTCTCGGTGA
- the spo0A gene encoding sporulation transcription factor Spo0A, producing the protein MERTIKVMAAENNRDMCEILEALVRGEPGLEWAGSAEDGLQALDMIVQVKPDVVLLDIIMPYLDGLEVLERLSEMDLPKKPGIIVITAFEEESMVKRSARLGADYYLLKPFDGACLLNRIRQVAGADRTLPVRARSIPVDSACRSASDQVARVLFRMGAPTYFKGYQYLKEAIEMVRRDPSLLAVVTKALYPKIAEKHATTPLIVEAAIRYTIQKTWKHGNTEYLKRVFGQCEAFRDGKAPTNSFFIARVAEELRLGMLEGA; encoded by the coding sequence ATGGAGCGCACGATAAAGGTCATGGCGGCAGAGAACAATCGGGACATGTGTGAGATCCTCGAGGCTCTTGTCCGCGGCGAGCCGGGCCTTGAATGGGCTGGGTCCGCGGAGGACGGTTTACAGGCGCTCGACATGATCGTGCAGGTCAAACCCGACGTCGTTCTCCTCGATATCATAATGCCTTATCTTGACGGGCTGGAAGTGTTGGAGCGCCTCTCCGAGATGGACCTGCCGAAGAAGCCCGGCATCATCGTTATCACAGCGTTCGAGGAGGAGAGCATGGTAAAGAGGAGCGCGAGGCTCGGCGCAGACTACTACCTTCTGAAGCCCTTCGACGGCGCCTGCCTCCTCAATCGAATACGCCAGGTGGCAGGGGCCGACAGAACCCTGCCTGTGAGAGCCCGGAGCATCCCCGTCGACAGTGCCTGCAGAAGCGCCTCCGACCAAGTAGCAAGAGTGCTTTTCAGAATGGGCGCGCCGACTTATTTCAAGGGGTACCAGTATCTAAAGGAAGCAATCGAGATGGTTCGACGAGACCCAAGCTTGCTCGCAGTCGTCACCAAAGCCCTCTACCCGAAAATAGCCGAGAAACATGCAACCACCCCCCTCATCGTGGAAGCCGCCATCAGGTACACCATACAGAAGACATGGAAGCACGGGAATACAGAGTATCTCAAGAGGGTCTTCGGCCAGTGCGAGGCCTTTCGGGACGGTAAGGCCCCTACGAACTCCTTCTTCATAGCCCGGGTCGCTGAAGAGCTGAGGCTCGGGATGCTAGAGGGGGCCTGA